From a single Actinomyces viscosus genomic region:
- a CDS encoding pyridoxal phosphate-dependent aminotransferase, translating into MTPAPTHRVSARLSAIAPSATLAVDAKAKALKAAGRPVIGFGAGEPDFPTPDYIVEAAVAAAKDPANHKYSPAKGLPVLREAIAAKTLRDSGYEVSPDDVLVTNGGKQAVFQAFAALVDPGDEVLLPAPYWTTYPEAIALAGGTTVEVFAGADQDYKVSVDQLEAARTERTKVLLLCSPSNPTGSVYTPEELTAIGQWALEHGIWVITDEIYEHLLYDGAQAAHVVKLVPELAEQTIVLNGVAKTYAMTGWRVGWMIGPSDVIKAATNFQSHLTSNVANVSQRAALAAVSGDLAAVEQMRTAFDRRRRTMVEMLSQIEGLTVPVPRGAFYAYPSIEGLLGRTLRGTEIDSSATLAGLILEHAEVAVVPGEAFGPSGFLRLSYALGDDDLAEGVGRIQTLLAEVD; encoded by the coding sequence GTGACACCTGCACCCACACACCGTGTTTCCGCCCGACTGTCCGCCATCGCCCCGTCCGCCACCCTGGCCGTCGACGCCAAGGCCAAGGCCCTCAAGGCCGCCGGCCGCCCGGTCATCGGCTTCGGCGCCGGAGAGCCCGACTTCCCCACGCCGGACTACATCGTCGAGGCCGCCGTCGCCGCCGCGAAGGACCCGGCCAACCACAAGTACTCCCCCGCCAAGGGCCTGCCGGTCCTGCGCGAGGCCATTGCCGCCAAGACGCTGCGCGACTCCGGCTACGAGGTCTCCCCCGACGACGTCCTGGTCACCAACGGTGGCAAGCAGGCCGTCTTCCAGGCCTTCGCCGCGCTCGTCGATCCCGGTGACGAGGTCCTGCTGCCCGCGCCCTACTGGACCACCTACCCCGAGGCCATCGCCCTGGCCGGGGGCACCACCGTGGAGGTCTTCGCCGGCGCCGACCAGGACTACAAGGTCAGCGTCGACCAGCTCGAGGCGGCCCGCACGGAGCGCACCAAGGTGCTGCTGCTGTGCTCGCCGTCGAACCCCACCGGCTCGGTGTACACGCCCGAGGAGCTGACCGCCATCGGCCAGTGGGCCCTGGAGCACGGCATCTGGGTCATCACCGACGAGATCTACGAGCACCTCCTCTACGACGGCGCCCAGGCCGCGCACGTCGTCAAGCTGGTTCCCGAGCTGGCCGAGCAGACGATCGTCCTCAACGGCGTGGCCAAGACCTACGCCATGACCGGATGGCGCGTGGGCTGGATGATCGGGCCGAGCGACGTCATCAAGGCGGCCACCAACTTCCAGTCCCACCTGACCTCCAACGTCGCGAACGTCTCGCAGCGCGCGGCGCTGGCGGCCGTGAGCGGGGACCTGGCCGCCGTCGAGCAGATGCGCACGGCCTTCGACCGGCGTCGGCGCACCATGGTTGAGATGCTCTCGCAGATCGAGGGGCTGACCGTGCCCGTTCCGCGGGGCGCCTTCTACGCCTACCCCAGCATCGAGGGGCTGCTCGGGCGCACGCTGCGCGGCACCGAGATCGACAGCTCGGCCACGCTGGCCGGGCTCATCCTGGAGCACGCCGAGGTCGCCGTCGTTCCCGGCGAGGCCTTCGGGCCCTCCGGATTCCTGCGACTGTCCTACGCGCTGGGCGACGACGACCTGGCCGAGGGCGTGGGCCGGATCCAGACGCTGCTGGCCGAGGTCGACTGA
- the secE gene encoding preprotein translocase subunit SecE: protein MSESARAAAGKPDRKRGFFGRIALFIRQVIDELRKVVWPTMNELWTYFTVVVVFIIAIMAFTGVLDFAFNRAVMWLFA from the coding sequence ATGAGCGAGAGCGCACGCGCCGCGGCAGGCAAGCCGGACAGGAAGCGCGGCTTCTTCGGGCGCATCGCCCTGTTCATCCGCCAGGTCATTGACGAGCTGCGCAAGGTTGTCTGGCCCACCATGAATGAGTTGTGGACCTACTTCACAGTGGTCGTCGTCTTCATCATCGCCATCATGGCCTTCACCGGGGTACTGGACTTCGCCTTCAACCGGGCCGTCATGTGGCTCTTCGCCTGA
- the nusG gene encoding transcription termination/antitermination protein NusG: MSEDVSSQTTPDDAEVLASLVADSADGAVEAVETDEVVEVAEAEAVDAVASDEVVEVAEAEPAEVVEEAAVVDPLAEFRRQMSVLPGQWYVLHTYSGYERRVATDIMARAENFEVEDYIFDATVPMETVIEIKNGNKKKEVSRVRIPGYVFVRMDLDDPETSDKVWRTIKDTPAVTGFVGDRYNPVPLTFEEAVAQLGPTPEEIAAKEAAAAEATAPESGSGTQIATGGQVFEVAFEVGESVIVTDGPFESLPATISEIHPETQKLQVLISLFGRDTPAELSFTQVAKI; encoded by the coding sequence ATGTCTGAGGATGTCTCCTCGCAGACCACCCCCGACGACGCCGAGGTCCTCGCCTCGCTGGTCGCCGACAGCGCTGACGGTGCAGTCGAGGCCGTTGAGACTGACGAGGTCGTCGAGGTGGCCGAGGCTGAGGCCGTCGACGCTGTTGCGAGCGATGAGGTCGTCGAGGTGGCCGAGGCCGAGCCGGCGGAGGTGGTCGAGGAGGCCGCCGTCGTCGACCCGCTGGCCGAATTCCGCCGCCAGATGTCGGTGCTGCCGGGCCAGTGGTACGTCCTGCACACCTACTCCGGCTACGAGCGCCGCGTGGCCACCGACATCATGGCCCGCGCCGAGAACTTCGAGGTCGAGGACTACATCTTCGACGCCACCGTCCCCATGGAGACGGTCATCGAGATCAAGAACGGCAACAAGAAGAAGGAAGTCTCCCGGGTGCGCATCCCCGGCTACGTGTTCGTGCGCATGGACCTGGATGACCCGGAGACCTCCGACAAGGTGTGGCGCACCATCAAGGACACCCCGGCCGTCACCGGCTTCGTGGGGGACCGCTACAACCCGGTGCCGCTGACCTTCGAGGAGGCCGTCGCCCAGCTCGGCCCCACCCCCGAGGAGATCGCCGCCAAGGAGGCCGCGGCCGCCGAGGCCACCGCCCCCGAGTCCGGCTCCGGCACCCAGATCGCCACCGGTGGCCAGGTCTTCGAGGTCGCCTTCGAGGTCGGCGAGTCCGTCATCGTCACCGACGGCCCCTTCGAGTCCCTGCCGGCCACGATCTCCGAGATCCACCCCGAGACCCAGAAGCTCCAGGTGCTCATCTCCCTGTTCGGCCGCGACACCCCGGCCGAGCTCTCCTTCACCCAGGTCGCCAAGATCTGA
- the rplK gene encoding 50S ribosomal protein L11: MAPKKKVAGLIKLQIQAGQANPAPPIGPALGAHGVNIMEFCKAYNAATESQRGNVIPVEITVYEDRSFTFITKTPPAAELIKKAAGIPKGSATPHTVKVASLTQDQVREIAESKMPDLNANDLDAAAKIIAGTARSMGITVEA; the protein is encoded by the coding sequence ATGGCCCCTAAGAAGAAGGTCGCCGGGCTGATCAAGCTCCAGATCCAGGCCGGCCAGGCCAACCCCGCACCGCCGATTGGCCCCGCCCTGGGTGCCCACGGCGTCAACATCATGGAGTTCTGCAAGGCGTACAACGCGGCGACCGAGTCGCAGCGCGGCAACGTCATCCCCGTGGAGATCACCGTCTACGAGGACCGCTCCTTCACCTTCATCACCAAGACCCCGCCGGCCGCCGAGCTCATCAAGAAGGCCGCGGGTATCCCCAAGGGCTCCGCCACCCCCCACACCGTGAAGGTGGCCTCCCTGACCCAGGATCAGGTGCGTGAGATCGCCGAGTCCAAGATGCCCGACCTCAACGCCAACGACCTCGACGCCGCCGCCAAGATCATCGCCGGCACCGCCCGCTCCATGGGCATCACCGTCGAGGCCTGA
- the rplA gene encoding 50S ribosomal protein L1 — protein MTKRSKAYRAAAEKIQSGVLYTPAEAIHLAKSTSVTKFDATVDVVFRLGVDPRKADQMVRGTVSLPHGTGKTARVVVFAQGERAEQALAAGADEVGGDELIEKVAGGYTDFDAAVATPDLMGKVGRLGRVLGPRGLMPNPRTGTVTMDVAKAVSDIKGGRIEFRVDRASNLHFIIGKVSFSEEQLENNFQAALEEVLRLKPSTSKGRYILKATMTTTMGPGIPLDVTKA, from the coding sequence ATGACCAAGCGCTCCAAGGCCTACCGCGCCGCGGCTGAGAAGATCCAGTCCGGAGTCCTCTACACCCCGGCCGAGGCCATTCACCTGGCCAAGTCCACCTCCGTCACCAAGTTCGACGCCACCGTGGACGTCGTCTTCCGCCTGGGCGTCGACCCCCGCAAGGCGGACCAGATGGTCCGCGGCACCGTGTCCCTGCCGCACGGTACCGGTAAGACCGCCCGCGTCGTCGTCTTCGCCCAGGGTGAGCGGGCCGAGCAGGCCCTCGCCGCCGGCGCGGACGAGGTCGGTGGCGACGAGCTGATCGAGAAGGTCGCAGGCGGCTACACGGACTTCGACGCCGCCGTGGCCACCCCCGACCTCATGGGCAAGGTCGGCCGCCTGGGCCGCGTCCTGGGCCCCCGCGGCCTCATGCCCAACCCCCGCACCGGCACCGTGACGATGGACGTGGCCAAGGCCGTCTCCGACATCAAGGGCGGCCGTATCGAGTTCCGCGTGGACCGCGCCTCGAACCTCCACTTCATCATCGGCAAGGTCTCCTTCTCCGAGGAGCAGCTGGAGAACAACTTCCAGGCCGCCCTGGAGGAGGTCCTGCGCCTCAAGCCCTCGACCTCGAAGGGCCGCTACATCCTCAAGGCCACCATGACCACCACCATGGGCCCCGGCATCCCGCTGGACGTCACCAAGGCCTGA
- a CDS encoding OmpA family protein codes for MGHKVAVRVSPVIRKDETTSILALELTRASDDASVDDINATAFSDNANKLNLSSYLGTPSIYRPGAGASGAKLLDLGSGRVWSATDGSGQFLGVTPGEKVTSYLSFGKVDTDTVTVYVPMAGFTTVSVLEAEAAKKASINLDTAQTELDKYPAAATELAEPVAIERYTRALDDSTSTKAGGKDVTVTLASDVTFASDSADLAPGAEAQLQTVAGQLNQYPDGGTLTIVGHTDDIQDDAYNQTLSEKRANAVKTRLEQLTSLDKWTTTATGKGESEPKVKDTTDEARAANRRVEITLTPTGGATSAGNTATTTPSARPTSNASLPAPKGQVAKGSEGVSVMTERASDSNSMATIALDQVIRTGGYLLGTLTCTVEQGHTGGSLGTLLGDTENISSNQRDETNSVGSTTFATDGLTLISGSDRLFPADYRQVDIDAHIPLTELDISNRIKGKAVTTICVVWPDPGGDTVILDHQGWSDGSYAFRLTDIPVKNG; via the coding sequence ATGGGGCACAAGGTGGCAGTGCGGGTCTCCCCGGTGATACGCAAGGACGAGACCACCTCGATCCTGGCCCTGGAGCTGACCCGCGCGTCCGACGACGCCTCCGTCGACGACATCAACGCAACGGCTTTCAGTGACAACGCCAACAAGCTCAACCTCTCGAGCTACTTAGGGACCCCGTCCATCTATCGTCCCGGCGCCGGCGCCTCCGGGGCCAAACTCCTCGACCTGGGCTCAGGGCGTGTATGGAGTGCCACCGACGGCAGCGGCCAATTCCTGGGGGTGACTCCTGGCGAGAAGGTCACCTCCTACCTGTCCTTCGGCAAGGTCGACACCGACACCGTCACCGTCTACGTCCCGATGGCCGGCTTCACCACCGTCTCGGTCCTCGAGGCTGAGGCCGCCAAGAAAGCCAGCATCAACCTGGACACCGCCCAGACCGAGCTCGACAAGTACCCCGCCGCCGCCACCGAGCTCGCCGAACCCGTCGCCATTGAGCGCTACACCCGGGCCCTGGACGACTCCACCAGCACCAAAGCCGGCGGCAAGGATGTCACTGTCACCCTGGCCAGTGACGTCACCTTCGCCTCGGACTCCGCCGACCTGGCCCCAGGTGCCGAGGCGCAGCTGCAGACCGTGGCCGGACAGCTCAACCAGTACCCCGACGGCGGGACCCTGACCATCGTGGGCCACACCGACGACATCCAGGACGACGCCTACAACCAGACCCTGTCCGAGAAACGCGCCAACGCCGTCAAGACCCGCCTCGAGCAGCTCACCAGCCTCGACAAGTGGACGACAACCGCCACCGGCAAGGGCGAGTCCGAGCCCAAGGTCAAGGACACCACCGACGAGGCGCGAGCCGCCAACCGACGCGTCGAGATCACCCTCACCCCCACCGGCGGTGCCACCAGTGCTGGCAACACCGCCACAACGACGCCGTCGGCCCGACCCACGAGCAACGCCTCACTGCCCGCCCCCAAAGGCCAGGTCGCCAAAGGCTCCGAAGGAGTCTCCGTGATGACCGAACGAGCCAGCGACTCCAACAGCATGGCCACTATCGCTTTGGACCAGGTCATCCGCACCGGCGGCTACCTCTTGGGAACCCTTACCTGCACCGTCGAACAAGGCCACACAGGCGGCAGCCTCGGAACACTGCTAGGAGATACGGAGAACATCTCCAGTAACCAGCGCGATGAAACCAACAGCGTCGGCTCCACCACATTCGCCACTGATGGACTGACCCTTATCTCGGGCAGTGACCGGCTCTTCCCCGCGGACTATCGCCAGGTGGACATCGATGCCCATATCCCCCTCACCGAGCTGGACATCAGCAACCGCATCAAAGGAAAAGCGGTCACCACTATCTGCGTCGTCTGGCCAGACCCCGGCGGTGACACCGTCATCCTCGACCACCAGGGCTGGAGCGACGGCTCCTACGCCTTCCGCCTCACCGACATCCCCGTCAAGAACGGCTGA
- a CDS encoding ISAs1 family transposase, translating into MSSSTTTALSRRPLVQVLRNVADPRDRRGVRHNLSTVLSLAVTGVLAGCRSLTAIWEHTTDLTSADLEALGLAAGQALPSESTIRRVLQDLDPADVDAHLRSWLCTRTGTINGRTVIAVDGKTMRGARTSKDPAPHLLAALDHATGAVPTQQRVAGKSNEIPALRELLEPLDLEGVVVSADAMHTQTGTARWITRRGGHYVLTVKGNQKTLRRTLKALPWKSVPSVSSVDAGHGRRVRRAAKAIEAPAWVDFPGAAQVVQLRRTRTIKSRKHVEVVYLICSLPMTDAQPEVVAAWVQGRWGIENRLHWVRDVVFDEDRHQLRIGNGPQVMATLRNLAISLIRLFHGTGTSIASTTRSLSRQPKRAIRLLTQTPT; encoded by the coding sequence ATGTCATCTTCCACCACGACCGCCTTGTCGCGCCGGCCCCTGGTCCAGGTTCTCAGGAACGTGGCTGATCCCAGGGACCGTCGGGGCGTGCGTCATAACCTGTCTACGGTCCTGTCCCTGGCCGTGACCGGGGTGCTGGCCGGCTGTCGCAGCCTGACGGCGATATGGGAGCACACCACCGACCTGACCAGCGCCGACCTGGAGGCCCTGGGACTAGCGGCGGGCCAGGCCCTGCCCTCAGAGTCGACCATCCGCCGAGTCCTGCAGGACCTGGACCCCGCTGACGTTGACGCCCACCTGAGGTCATGGTTGTGCACGCGTACCGGCACCATCAACGGCCGCACAGTGATCGCCGTGGACGGCAAGACCATGCGCGGCGCCCGCACCAGCAAGGACCCAGCGCCGCACCTCCTGGCCGCCTTGGACCACGCCACCGGCGCCGTACCGACCCAGCAGCGAGTGGCAGGCAAGTCCAACGAGATCCCCGCGCTCAGGGAGCTTCTCGAACCCTTGGACCTGGAAGGGGTGGTGGTGAGCGCCGATGCGATGCACACCCAGACAGGCACAGCCCGGTGGATCACCCGGCGTGGTGGTCACTACGTGCTGACGGTCAAGGGCAACCAGAAGACCCTTCGCAGGACGCTCAAGGCGCTGCCCTGGAAGAGTGTCCCGTCCGTCTCAAGCGTCGATGCCGGTCACGGTCGGCGGGTGCGGCGCGCTGCCAAGGCGATTGAGGCTCCCGCCTGGGTGGACTTCCCCGGGGCTGCGCAGGTGGTCCAGCTCCGACGCACCAGGACCATCAAGAGCAGGAAGCATGTTGAGGTGGTCTACCTGATCTGCTCCCTCCCTATGACCGATGCCCAGCCCGAGGTCGTCGCGGCCTGGGTCCAAGGGCGCTGGGGAATCGAGAACCGACTTCACTGGGTCAGGGACGTGGTCTTCGATGAGGACCGCCACCAGCTGCGCATCGGCAACGGCCCACAGGTCATGGCCACCCTGCGTAACCTGGCCATCAGCCTCATCCGACTCTTCCACGGCACCGGCACCTCCATCGCCAGCACCACCAGATCCCTGTCACGACAACCCAAACGAGCCATCAGACTACTCACCCAAACCCCCACCTAA
- a CDS encoding OmpA family protein has protein sequence MAPQEDHPVAAATKSATAEPTTIVKQPASAGPGNPRVVQPVDRVVTPVSRSSSSDSAVTYSSDGQTTVASLSGDVTFDVDSATLTDRAKQVLDEIVTRWNGKPPATVTVVGHTDSVADDAYNQTLSEQRAKAVADYLTSKVASLNVQSSGKGESEPVASETNPDGSVNEAGKAANRHVDVRWG, from the coding sequence ATGGCACCACAGGAAGACCATCCGGTGGCGGCTGCGACCAAGAGCGCCACGGCCGAGCCGACAACGATCGTCAAGCAGCCCGCCAGTGCCGGTCCGGGCAATCCCCGGGTGGTTCAGCCCGTGGACCGGGTTGTCACTCCCGTGTCGCGATCGAGCAGCTCGGACAGTGCGGTCACCTACTCCTCGGACGGTCAGACGACCGTGGCCTCACTGTCCGGTGACGTCACCTTCGACGTCGACTCAGCCACCCTGACCGACCGCGCCAAGCAGGTGCTCGATGAGATCGTTACCCGTTGGAACGGCAAGCCGCCGGCCACCGTCACCGTGGTGGGTCACACCGACTCCGTGGCCGACGACGCCTACAACCAGACGCTCTCCGAGCAGCGGGCCAAGGCCGTGGCGGACTACCTGACCTCCAAGGTGGCGTCGTTGAACGTGCAGTCCTCCGGGAAGGGGGAGAGCGAGCCGGTGGCCTCCGAGACGAATCCGGACGGCAGCGTCAATGAGGCCGGCAAGGCCGCCAACCGCCACGTGGACGTGCGCTGGGGGTGA
- a CDS encoding prepilin peptidase, whose translation MSVSAIQSWPLAMVAVMSAMAAVSVALIAGPVSTWTRSYVRRPAADDPTTPSNDADGEEPQARPAPRALKHPGLLESRPQALVALAVCCWPVWWGLRANAIGPTVVALPAYALLGCAASADSVAHLLPNRILGSVTAWLLTCGAVVAIWRPETIHAAGRALLLAAAAGGISLTLALIGTGMGMGDVKLCAVIGLWLGWHSPWALAYGFITGILIAGIVAFALLITGRVTRKDSIAYGPYLIAGAFLVWPAAIA comes from the coding sequence ATGTCGGTCTCAGCGATCCAGTCCTGGCCGCTTGCGATGGTGGCAGTGATGTCCGCGATGGCCGCAGTCTCCGTCGCACTCATCGCGGGGCCGGTATCGACGTGGACCAGGAGCTATGTCAGGCGTCCCGCAGCCGACGACCCCACCACTCCTTCGAATGACGCCGACGGCGAGGAGCCGCAGGCACGTCCGGCACCTCGGGCACTGAAGCACCCCGGTCTGCTGGAGAGCAGACCCCAGGCCCTCGTGGCCCTGGCCGTGTGCTGCTGGCCCGTGTGGTGGGGCTTACGGGCCAACGCCATCGGTCCAACAGTCGTCGCCCTTCCGGCCTATGCGCTCCTGGGGTGCGCAGCCAGTGCCGACAGCGTCGCCCACCTGCTGCCCAACCGGATTCTGGGCTCGGTCACGGCCTGGCTGCTCACGTGCGGAGCAGTCGTCGCGATCTGGCGACCTGAGACCATTCACGCCGCCGGTCGCGCCCTGCTGCTGGCGGCGGCAGCCGGCGGTATCAGCCTGACGCTGGCCCTCATCGGCACCGGCATGGGGATGGGCGATGTCAAGCTCTGCGCCGTCATCGGGCTGTGGCTGGGCTGGCACAGCCCCTGGGCGCTCGCCTACGGATTCATCACAGGCATCCTTATCGCCGGGATCGTCGCCTTCGCCCTCCTCATCACCGGACGAGTGACTCGCAAGGACTCGATCGCCTACGGGCCCTACCTCATCGCCGGTGCGTTCCTGGTCTGGCCGGCGGCGATTGCGTGA
- the rpsL gene encoding 30S ribosomal protein S12, with translation MPTIQQLVRKGRSTKRSASKTPALKASPQRRGVCTRVYTTTPKKPNSALRKVARVRLSTGIEVTAYIPGEGHNLQEHSIVLVRGGRVKDLPGVRYHIVRGALDTQGVKGRQQARSKYGAKKEKK, from the coding sequence GTGCCTACCATTCAGCAACTGGTCCGCAAGGGCCGCTCAACGAAGCGCTCCGCGTCCAAGACGCCGGCGCTCAAGGCCAGTCCGCAGCGCCGTGGCGTGTGCACCCGCGTGTACACCACGACCCCCAAGAAGCCGAACTCCGCCCTTCGTAAGGTCGCCCGTGTGCGCCTGTCCACCGGTATCGAGGTCACGGCCTACATCCCCGGTGAGGGCCACAACCTGCAGGAGCACTCCATCGTGCTCGTGCGCGGTGGTCGTGTGAAGGACCTTCCCGGTGTCCGCTACCACATCGTGCGCGGCGCCCTCGACACCCAGGGTGTCAAGGGCCGCCAGCAGGCACGTTCCAAGTACGGCGCCAAGAAGGAGAAGAAGTAA
- the rpsG gene encoding 30S ribosomal protein S7, translated as MPRKGPAPKRPLVVDPVYGSPVVTQLVNRVLLDGKKSTAERIVYGALEGVRSKTDQDPVSVLKRALDNIRPALEVRSRRVGGATYQVPVEVRPGRATTLALRWLVDFSRQRRENTMTERLMNEILDASNGLGAAVKRREDMHRMAESNKAFAHYRW; from the coding sequence ATGCCTCGTAAGGGTCCCGCACCCAAGCGCCCGCTCGTCGTCGACCCCGTCTACGGCTCGCCGGTCGTCACCCAGCTCGTCAACCGCGTCCTGCTGGACGGCAAGAAGTCCACCGCCGAGCGCATCGTCTACGGCGCTCTGGAGGGCGTTCGCTCCAAGACGGACCAGGACCCGGTCTCGGTCCTCAAGCGCGCGCTGGACAACATCCGCCCCGCCCTGGAGGTCCGTTCCCGCCGCGTGGGTGGCGCCACCTACCAGGTGCCCGTCGAGGTTCGCCCCGGCCGCGCCACCACCCTGGCCCTGCGCTGGCTCGTGGACTTCTCCCGCCAGCGCCGCGAGAACACGATGACCGAGCGCCTCATGAACGAGATCCTCGACGCCTCCAACGGCCTGGGCGCCGCGGTCAAGCGCCGCGAGGACATGCACCGCATGGCCGAGTCCAACAAGGCCTTCGCCCACTACCGCTGGTAA
- the fusA gene encoding elongation factor G has protein sequence MALDVLTDLTKVRNIGIMAHIDAGKTTVTERILFYTGINYKIGETHDGASTMDWMEQEQERGITITSAATTCFWKNNQINIIDTPGHVDFTVEVERSLRVLDGAVAVFDGKEGVEPQSETVWRQADKYNVPRICYINKMDKLGADFDFSVQTIRDRLHATPIVLNFPIGAENEFSGLVDVLEMRAIRFPEKDADGKDTRGSVVEYEEIPSELVAKAEELRGQLVETVAEADDTLMEKYLEGEELSVAELKAGIRKLTVAGEAFPVLAGSAFKNKGIQPMLDAVLDYLPSPLDVPDVEGHAVGNEEEVLTRPADEKASFAALAFKVATHPFYGKLVYVRVYSGKVAQGEMVLNATKGKKERIGKLFQMHSNKENPVEEAHAGHIYAFIGLKDVTTGDTLCAQGSPIVLESMTFPAPVIHVAIEPKTKGDQEKLGVAIQKLSEEDPTFTVSLDEETGQTVIGGMGELHLDVFVDRMRREFKVEANVGAPQVAYRETIRKKVDKVEYTHKKQTGGSGQFAKVQMSFEPLVAEEVAETADGEKAHYEFANAVTGGRVPREYIPSVDAGVQDAMLTGVLAGYPMVDIKATLIDGAYHEVDSSEMAFKIAGSMAFKEGAKKASPVLLEPVMAVEVRTPEEYMGDVIGDLNSRRGMIASMEDAVGVKVVRANVPLSEMFGYVGDLRSKTQGRAVYSMTFDSYAEVPKNVADEIIAKVRGA, from the coding sequence GTGGCACTTGACGTGCTGACAGACCTCACCAAGGTCCGCAACATCGGCATCATGGCCCACATCGATGCCGGTAAGACCACCGTGACAGAGCGCATCCTGTTCTACACGGGCATCAACTACAAGATCGGCGAGACGCACGACGGCGCCTCGACGATGGACTGGATGGAGCAGGAGCAGGAGCGCGGTATCACCATCACCTCCGCGGCCACCACCTGCTTCTGGAAGAACAACCAGATCAACATCATCGACACCCCCGGCCACGTGGACTTCACGGTCGAGGTCGAGCGCTCCCTGCGCGTGCTCGACGGCGCCGTCGCGGTCTTCGACGGCAAGGAGGGTGTGGAGCCGCAGTCCGAGACGGTGTGGCGCCAGGCGGACAAGTACAACGTCCCGCGCATCTGCTACATCAACAAGATGGACAAGCTGGGCGCCGACTTCGACTTCTCCGTCCAGACCATCCGGGACCGCCTCCACGCCACCCCGATCGTCCTCAACTTCCCGATCGGCGCCGAGAACGAGTTCTCCGGCCTCGTCGACGTCCTGGAGATGCGGGCCATCCGCTTCCCCGAGAAGGACGCCGACGGCAAGGACACCCGCGGCTCCGTCGTCGAGTACGAGGAGATCCCCTCCGAGCTCGTCGCCAAGGCCGAGGAGCTGCGCGGCCAGCTGGTCGAGACGGTCGCCGAGGCCGACGACACCCTCATGGAGAAGTACCTCGAGGGCGAGGAGCTCAGCGTCGCCGAGCTCAAGGCCGGCATCCGCAAGCTCACCGTGGCCGGCGAGGCCTTCCCGGTCCTGGCCGGGTCCGCCTTCAAGAACAAGGGCATCCAGCCCATGCTCGACGCCGTCCTGGACTACCTGCCCTCCCCGCTCGACGTCCCCGACGTCGAGGGCCACGCCGTCGGTAACGAGGAGGAGGTGCTCACCCGCCCGGCCGACGAGAAGGCCTCCTTCGCCGCCCTGGCCTTCAAGGTGGCCACCCACCCCTTCTACGGCAAGCTCGTCTACGTGCGCGTCTACTCCGGCAAGGTCGCCCAGGGCGAGATGGTCCTCAACGCCACCAAGGGCAAGAAGGAGCGCATCGGAAAGCTCTTCCAGATGCACTCCAACAAGGAGAACCCGGTGGAGGAGGCCCACGCCGGCCACATCTACGCCTTCATCGGCCTCAAGGACGTCACCACCGGTGACACCCTGTGCGCTCAGGGCTCCCCGATCGTCCTGGAGTCCATGACCTTCCCGGCCCCGGTCATCCACGTGGCCATCGAGCCCAAGACCAAGGGTGACCAGGAGAAGCTGGGTGTGGCCATCCAGAAGCTCTCCGAGGAGGACCCCACCTTCACCGTCTCCCTCGACGAGGAGACCGGCCAGACCGTCATCGGCGGTATGGGTGAGCTCCACCTGGACGTCTTCGTGGACCGCATGCGCCGCGAGTTCAAGGTCGAGGCCAACGTGGGCGCCCCGCAGGTCGCCTACCGCGAGACCATCCGCAAGAAGGTGGACAAGGTCGAGTACACCCACAAGAAGCAGACGGGTGGCTCCGGCCAGTTCGCCAAGGTGCAGATGAGCTTCGAGCCTCTCGTGGCCGAGGAGGTCGCCGAGACCGCCGACGGCGAGAAGGCGCACTACGAGTTCGCCAACGCCGTCACCGGTGGCCGCGTGCCCCGCGAGTACATCCCCAGCGTGGACGCCGGGGTCCAGGACGCCATGCTCACCGGTGTCCTGGCCGGCTACCCGATGGTGGACATCAAGGCCACCCTCATCGACGGCGCCTACCACGAGGTCGACTCCTCCGAGATGGCCTTCAAGATCGCCGGTTCCATGGCGTTCAAGGAGGGTGCCAAGAAGGCCTCGCCGGTCCTCCTCGAGCCCGTTATGGCCGTCGAGGTCCGTACTCCCGAGGAGTACATGGGCGACGTCATCGGTGACCTCAACTCCCGTCGCGGCATGATCGCCTCGATGGAGGACGCCGTCGGCGTGAAGGTGGTGCGCGCCAACGTCCCCCTGTCCGAGATGTTCGGCTACGTCGGCGACCTGCGCTCCAAGACGCAGGGACGTGCCGTCTACTCCATGACCTTCGACTCCTACGCCGAGGTTCCCAAGAACGTCGCCGACGAGATCATCGCCAAGGTCAGGGGCGCCTGA